Proteins encoded within one genomic window of Bradyrhizobium sp. CB1717:
- a CDS encoding nuclear transport factor 2 family protein — protein sequence MSAGKMDRAAAERFVAAWCANWCKVDIDAVVAHFADDAQMRSPLALELTGSPTVTGAENIRAYWRQAYGHIESADLKIVSWSWDETIARLTVWWQLGGTRASEFMDFDDAGRVIRSEAFYGK from the coding sequence ATGAGCGCAGGGAAGATGGATCGCGCGGCGGCCGAACGTTTCGTCGCGGCATGGTGCGCGAACTGGTGCAAGGTCGATATCGACGCGGTCGTCGCGCATTTCGCCGACGATGCGCAGATGCGCAGTCCTCTCGCGCTCGAACTGACCGGATCGCCCACCGTCACCGGCGCGGAGAACATCCGCGCCTATTGGCGGCAAGCCTATGGCCACATCGAAAGCGCGGACCTGAAGATCGTCAGCTGGAGTTGGGACGAGACGATCGCGCGGCTGACGGTGTGGTGGCAATTGGGTGGCACGCGCGCCAGCGAATTCATGGACTTCGACGATGCGGGCCGTGTGATCCGCAGCGAAGCTTTTTACGGAAAATAG
- a CDS encoding class I SAM-dependent methyltransferase: MDDWIDYYDSTHTIYVSKLHRDLHFQIIARDIIGYITSPEATVLDYACGEALSANQVAAACGKLILAEPAPGVRGRLIARFAPNTKIRVRSLDDVRKMQDQSVDLVVMNSVAQYMTGEELDAALLNIRRLLTRSGKLVLGDILQPQVGMFRDVIALLGFGLRHGFLKDALIGLISTALSDYRQLRSKIGLQRYSEDEITAKLKAAGFAVQRAHTNIGHNRWRMTFVARPPMVR, encoded by the coding sequence ATGGACGATTGGATCGATTATTACGACTCGACGCATACGATCTATGTCAGCAAGCTGCATCGCGACTTGCACTTCCAGATCATTGCGCGGGACATCATCGGCTACATCACCTCGCCCGAGGCGACCGTGCTCGACTACGCCTGCGGCGAGGCGCTGTCGGCGAACCAGGTGGCGGCCGCCTGCGGCAAGCTGATCCTGGCCGAACCGGCGCCGGGCGTGCGCGGCCGGCTGATCGCGCGGTTTGCCCCCAACACCAAGATCCGCGTCCGCTCGCTCGATGACGTCCGCAAGATGCAGGACCAGTCCGTCGATCTCGTGGTGATGAACTCGGTCGCGCAATACATGACGGGCGAGGAGCTCGATGCCGCGCTGCTCAATATCCGGCGATTGCTGACGCGGTCCGGGAAGCTGGTGCTCGGCGACATCCTTCAGCCCCAGGTCGGCATGTTCAGGGACGTGATTGCGCTGCTCGGCTTCGGTCTGCGTCACGGCTTCCTGAAGGACGCGCTGATCGGGCTGATCAGCACTGCACTGTCGGATTACCGTCAGTTGCGCTCGAAGATCGGGCTGCAGCGCTACAGCGAGGACGAGATCACTGCGAAGCTGAAGGCGGCCGGCTTCGCGGTCCAGCGCGCCCATACCAATATCGGCCACAATCGCTGGCGCATGACCTTCGTCGCGCGACCTCCCATGGTTCGTTAA
- a CDS encoding MFS transporter, with product MSVFWLALGAFAIGTEGFVIAGLLPAIASDLSISVSAAGQLVTAYALTYAVGSPILAVALNNIDRRTVLALALTTFIAGNLAAMVASNYALLLASRMLMALGSGLCMPTALAVSVAVASPERRGRAVALVTSGLTVATVIGVPLGNLVGSLFGWRATFAMVALIGAVALAGLPLGLPRGLPRNTASLSDRLAVARHGNVLVALVITILWALGGFTVFTYFAVPLRGLGFDASQISLALLVFGGAAAIGNMLGGALADRLGTLTTAALGLAGMAAALILHSLVLKLMPGQAHYAVLGAIFLWGISGWAFYPAQIASIIRIEPQASMIALSLNASSMYLGFAIGGALGGAVLATLSPTDLGWIGGSSVAASLLVHLARGWQARPKPVKIAG from the coding sequence ATGAGCGTCTTCTGGCTGGCCCTCGGGGCCTTTGCGATCGGCACTGAAGGCTTTGTGATTGCTGGGCTTTTGCCTGCGATTGCGAGCGACCTGTCGATCTCGGTCTCGGCCGCGGGCCAATTGGTCACCGCCTACGCCCTCACCTACGCCGTGGGCTCCCCCATCCTGGCGGTCGCGCTGAACAACATCGACCGCCGCACCGTGCTGGCCTTGGCACTGACGACCTTCATTGCCGGAAACCTCGCGGCGATGGTGGCCTCCAACTACGCCCTGCTGCTGGCCTCGCGGATGCTGATGGCGCTGGGGTCCGGGCTGTGCATGCCGACAGCGCTCGCCGTATCGGTCGCCGTCGCCTCGCCCGAACGGCGTGGCCGCGCGGTGGCATTGGTGACCTCGGGCCTCACGGTTGCGACCGTCATCGGCGTTCCCCTCGGCAATCTCGTCGGGAGCTTGTTCGGCTGGCGCGCGACTTTTGCCATGGTGGCGCTGATCGGCGCTGTCGCACTCGCCGGCCTGCCGCTTGGCCTGCCCCGCGGCCTGCCGCGCAACACGGCTTCGCTCAGCGACCGGCTGGCAGTAGCGCGGCACGGCAACGTGCTGGTCGCGCTTGTGATCACGATTTTATGGGCGCTCGGCGGCTTCACCGTGTTCACCTATTTCGCGGTGCCGCTGCGCGGCCTCGGCTTTGATGCCTCGCAGATCAGCCTGGCGCTGCTGGTGTTCGGCGGCGCGGCTGCGATCGGGAACATGCTCGGCGGCGCGCTGGCCGACCGGCTCGGCACGCTGACCACCGCAGCCCTCGGGCTCGCCGGCATGGCCGCTGCGCTGATCCTGCATTCGCTGGTCCTCAAATTGATGCCCGGGCAGGCGCATTACGCCGTGCTGGGCGCGATCTTCCTGTGGGGCATCTCGGGCTGGGCGTTCTATCCGGCCCAGATCGCCAGCATCATCCGGATCGAGCCGCAGGCCTCGATGATCGCGCTCTCGCTCAACGCCTCCTCGATGTATCTCGGCTTCGCCATCGGCGGGGCCTTGGGGGGAGCGGTGCTGGCCACCCTGTCGCCGACCGACCTCGGCTGGATCGGCGGATCGAGCGTCGCGGCCTCGCTTCTGGTGCATCTCGCCCGTGGCTGGCAGGCCCGGCCAAAACCGGTCAAAATTGCCGGTTGA
- a CDS encoding GatB/YqeY domain-containing protein: MLRDDINNAVKEAMKAKDERKLSTLRMVNSTIKNADIDARGQGKPPLTDADLLAVLQKMIKQRQESVELYDKGGRAELAAQEREEIAVISAYLPKQMSEDEVKKAIADAIAETGAAGMKDMGKVIAVLRAKYAGQMDFGKASGLVKAALSG, from the coding sequence ATGCTGCGCGACGACATCAACAATGCGGTCAAGGAGGCCATGAAGGCCAAGGACGAGCGCAAGCTGTCCACGCTGCGCATGGTCAACTCGACCATCAAGAACGCCGACATCGACGCGCGCGGCCAGGGCAAGCCGCCGCTGACGGACGCCGACCTGCTCGCGGTGCTGCAGAAGATGATCAAGCAGCGCCAGGAATCAGTGGAGCTCTACGACAAGGGCGGCCGCGCCGAGCTCGCCGCGCAAGAGCGGGAAGAGATCGCGGTGATTTCGGCGTATCTGCCGAAGCAGATGTCCGAGGACGAGGTGAAGAAGGCGATCGCGGACGCGATCGCTGAAACCGGCGCCGCCGGCATGAAGGACATGGGCAAGGTCATCGCCGTGCTGCGCGCGAAATACGCGGGGCAGATGGATTTCGGCAAGGCGAGCGGCCTGGTGAAGGCCGCGCTGTCGGGCTAG
- a CDS encoding ArsR family transcriptional regulator, protein MSRTPHHPTREQIELPMVLDCLSDPIRLAIVYQLAQQERVSSELRCSDFSALSGKSNLAYHFAKLRDCGLMRTRLAGTNRFMRLRREDLEARFPGLLDAVLSSAAKDADRLPLVSGCELVEVDRK, encoded by the coding sequence ATGAGCCGCACGCCCCACCATCCCACCCGCGAGCAAATCGAACTGCCGATGGTGCTGGATTGCCTGAGCGATCCGATCCGTCTGGCGATCGTCTACCAGCTCGCCCAGCAGGAACGTGTCAGCAGCGAACTCCGCTGCAGTGACTTCAGCGCGCTCAGCGGCAAGTCGAACCTCGCCTATCACTTCGCCAAGCTGCGCGACTGCGGCCTGATGCGGACGCGCCTGGCGGGCACCAACCGTTTCATGCGGTTGCGCCGTGAGGATCTGGAGGCGCGCTTCCCGGGCCTGCTCGACGCCGTGCTCAGCTCCGCAGCCAAGGATGCCGACCGGCTGCCGCTCGTGTCCGGCTGCGAATTGGTCGAGGTTGACCGAAAATGA
- a CDS encoding DNA starvation/stationary phase protection protein → MSKTNNKVSPDLDTPTDLSPDGVKKVSEQLNVLLADAFALYLKTKNFHWHVSGRHFRDYHLLLDEQSDQIFATTDQLAERVRKIGGTTLKSIGQVAKLQTIKDNNEDYVPPREMLRELMQDNKHVAAAMRKAHDVCDEAGDVASASILEVFIDETERRTWFLFEATRQEGSNAA, encoded by the coding sequence GTGAGCAAAACCAACAACAAGGTCTCGCCCGATCTCGACACCCCCACCGATCTGTCGCCAGACGGGGTCAAGAAGGTCTCGGAGCAACTGAACGTGCTTCTGGCCGACGCGTTCGCACTGTATCTGAAGACCAAGAATTTCCACTGGCACGTCAGCGGCCGGCACTTCCGGGACTACCATCTGCTGCTCGACGAGCAGTCGGACCAGATCTTCGCCACCACCGACCAGCTCGCCGAGCGCGTCCGCAAGATCGGCGGCACCACGCTGAAATCGATCGGCCAGGTCGCAAAACTCCAGACCATCAAGGACAACAACGAGGACTACGTCCCGCCACGCGAGATGCTGCGCGAGCTGATGCAGGACAACAAGCACGTCGCGGCAGCGATGCGCAAGGCGCACGACGTCTGCGACGAGGCCGGCGACGTCGCCAGCGCCAGCATCCTCGAAGTCTTCATCGACGAGACCGAGCGTCGGACATGGTTCCTGTTCGAGGCAACCCGGCAAGAAGGCAGCAACGCGGCGTAG
- the carA gene encoding glutamine-hydrolyzing carbamoyl-phosphate synthase small subunit, with product MTQHDNDPAWPDHKPTALLVLADGTVLEGFGLGAEGHAVGEVCFNTAMTGYEEILTDPSYAGQLITFTFPHIGNVGTNEEDIETVNMAATPGARGVILRTAITDPSNYRATKHLDAWLKARGIIGLSGIDTRALTALIRSKGMPNAVIAHSKTGEFDLHGLKEEAREWPGLEGMDLVPMVTSGQRFTWDETPWLWDKGFGRQEKSEFNVVAIDYGIKRNILRLLAGVGCKVTVVPATTSSEDILAMKPDGVFLSNGPGDPAATGKYAVPVIQDVIKSGTPTFGICLGHQMLGLAVGARTKKMHQGHHGANHPVKDETTGKVEITSMNHGFAVDEKTLPKGATQTHISLFDGSNCGIQLDGKPVFSVQYHPEASPGPRDSHYLFQRFADLMRQKKSA from the coding sequence ATGACACAACATGACAACGATCCCGCTTGGCCGGACCACAAACCGACCGCGCTCCTCGTGCTTGCCGATGGCACGGTGCTCGAAGGCTTTGGTCTCGGCGCCGAGGGCCACGCCGTCGGCGAGGTCTGCTTCAACACCGCGATGACCGGCTATGAGGAGATCCTCACCGATCCCTCCTATGCCGGCCAGCTCATCACCTTCACCTTCCCGCATATCGGCAATGTCGGTACCAACGAGGAAGACATCGAGACGGTGAACATGGCCGCGACGCCCGGCGCGCGCGGCGTGATCCTGCGCACCGCGATCACCGATCCTTCGAACTACCGCGCCACCAAGCATCTCGACGCCTGGCTGAAGGCACGCGGCATCATCGGCCTCTCCGGCATCGACACCCGCGCCCTGACCGCGCTGATCCGCAGCAAGGGCATGCCCAATGCCGTGATCGCGCATTCCAAGACCGGCGAGTTCGACCTGCACGGCCTCAAGGAAGAAGCGCGCGAATGGCCCGGTCTCGAAGGCATGGACCTCGTGCCGATGGTCACGAGCGGCCAGCGCTTCACCTGGGACGAGACGCCGTGGCTGTGGGACAAGGGCTTTGGCCGGCAGGAGAAGTCCGAGTTCAACGTCGTCGCCATCGACTACGGCATCAAGCGCAACATCCTGCGCCTGCTCGCAGGCGTCGGCTGCAAGGTGACGGTGGTGCCGGCGACGACCTCGTCCGAAGACATCCTGGCGATGAAGCCGGACGGCGTGTTCCTGTCCAACGGCCCGGGCGATCCGGCCGCGACCGGCAAGTACGCGGTGCCTGTCATCCAGGACGTGATCAAGTCGGGCACGCCGACCTTCGGGATTTGCCTCGGCCACCAGATGCTCGGCCTCGCGGTCGGCGCCAGAACCAAGAAGATGCATCAGGGCCATCACGGCGCCAATCACCCGGTCAAGGACGAGACCACCGGCAAGGTCGAGATCACCTCGATGAACCACGGTTTCGCCGTGGACGAAAAGACCTTGCCGAAGGGCGCGACGCAGACCCACATCTCGCTGTTCGACGGCTCCAATTGCGGCATCCAGCTCGACGGCAAGCCGGTGTTCTCGGTGCAGTATCACCCCGAAGCCTCGCCCGGCCCGCGCGACTCGCACTATCTGTTCCAGCGCTTCGCCGATCTGATGCGGCAGAAGAAGAGCGCGTAA
- a CDS encoding alpha/beta hydrolase: MDQTTPILLIPGLASSARIYAPVLPALWRLGPVMIANHIRDNSMAAIAARVLGEAPPRFALAGHSMGGYIALEIMRQAPERVLKLALINTQARPDTPEATARRRGLMERARRGELRAAREEMFPELVHPSRRDDASIRQLVHEQGEDVGVEGYLRQQTAIIARVDSRPTLSAIKCPTLVLTGDADNTIPNAFSKEMAEGIAGARLVILERCGHLPQPEQPEATAQALTEWFAS; the protein is encoded by the coding sequence ATGGACCAGACCACCCCGATTCTGCTGATTCCGGGGCTGGCTTCCTCGGCCCGGATCTATGCCCCGGTTCTCCCTGCCTTGTGGCGGCTCGGTCCGGTGATGATTGCCAACCATATCCGCGACAACAGCATGGCGGCGATCGCCGCCCGGGTCCTGGGCGAGGCGCCGCCGCGCTTCGCGCTCGCCGGCCATTCCATGGGCGGCTACATCGCGCTCGAGATCATGCGCCAGGCGCCCGAGCGGGTTTTGAAGCTTGCACTGATCAACACCCAGGCCCGACCCGATACGCCGGAGGCGACCGCGCGCCGGCGCGGCCTGATGGAGCGCGCCAGGCGCGGCGAGCTGCGCGCGGCGCGCGAGGAGATGTTTCCCGAACTGGTGCACCCATCGCGCCGTGACGATGCAAGCATCCGCCAGCTCGTGCACGAGCAGGGCGAGGACGTCGGCGTCGAGGGCTATCTGCGGCAGCAGACCGCGATCATCGCGCGAGTGGACTCACGCCCGACGCTTTCAGCCATCAAGTGTCCAACATTGGTGCTGACGGGCGACGCGGACAACACGATCCCCAACGCGTTCTCGAAGGAGATGGCGGAGGGCATTGCCGGCGCCAGGCTCGTGATCCTCGAGCGCTGCGGGCACCTGCCGCAACCGGAACAGCCGGAAGCGACGGCGCAGGCGCTCACCGAATGGTTCGCGAGTTAG
- a CDS encoding cupin domain-containing protein has product MSVVRDKAEPLAIVFEDDGLVPNNILPFLVYQGAVKLDPKQPEETVENLFEANGWGGTWRNGVYDYLHYHATVHEVLGVARGNARVRFGGDHGQELEIKAGDVAILPAGTGHQCIKASDDFCIIGAYPPGSKMEITRATAENHAKALKTIPKVALPPADPVTGKDGALMRLWG; this is encoded by the coding sequence ATGTCCGTCGTCCGCGACAAGGCCGAGCCGCTCGCCATCGTGTTCGAGGATGACGGGCTCGTGCCGAACAACATCCTTCCATTCCTGGTCTACCAGGGCGCGGTGAAGCTCGATCCGAAGCAGCCGGAAGAGACCGTCGAAAACCTGTTCGAAGCGAACGGATGGGGCGGGACGTGGCGCAACGGCGTCTACGACTATCTGCACTATCATGCGACGGTGCATGAGGTGCTCGGCGTCGCGCGGGGCAATGCCCGCGTCCGCTTCGGCGGAGATCATGGCCAGGAGCTCGAGATCAAGGCCGGCGATGTCGCGATCCTGCCGGCCGGCACCGGGCATCAGTGCATCAAGGCGAGCGATGATTTCTGCATCATCGGCGCCTACCCGCCAGGCAGCAAGATGGAGATCACGCGGGCGACGGCGGAGAACCACGCGAAAGCGCTGAAGACGATTCCGAAGGTTGCGCTGCCGCCTGCTGATCCCGTGACGGGGAAGGATGGCGCGCTGATGCGGTTGTGGGGGTAG
- a CDS encoding acyl-CoA synthetase, with product MLTEAATYDELYRNFRWDIPARFNMAEACCDRHADGTGRLALIYVDENGVTTRTSFDEVADMSRRFANVLKADGLVRGDRVAVFLSQSLELPIAHMAAFRSGLISIPLFALFGEDALEFRLSNSQARAIITDEAGWEKLTKIRDRLPYLQDIYVTSGAVHAGAKPFWSAIETASEDFANVDTSADDPALIIYTSGTTGNPKGALHAHRVVLGHLPNVEMCHNFLPRPGDLMWTPADWAWIGGLVNGLLAFWYHGIPLVGHRARKFEPQAAMQMMADLSVRNVFLPPTALKLMRQAGVKHPGVRLRSIFTGGESLGGELLGWVRETFGIDAHEVFGQTECNLVIGSNSNLFPIRPGAMGKATPGFDVRIVNDKGEELPRGQRGIIGVRQPCPVTMLEYWRNPEATAKKYAGEFLLTGDLGVQDEDGYFWYVSREDDVITTAGYRVGPSEIEHTLMKHPSAAMAAVVGIPDPIRTESIKAWIVLRPGFTGNDALAREIQEFVKVQLAAHEYPRYVEFAETLPMTATGKVLRRELRARG from the coding sequence ATGCTGACCGAAGCCGCAACCTACGACGAGCTCTATCGCAACTTCCGCTGGGACATCCCCGCGCGCTTCAACATGGCGGAGGCGTGCTGCGATCGCCATGCCGACGGCACCGGGCGCCTCGCGCTGATCTATGTCGACGAGAACGGCGTCACCACGCGCACCTCATTCGACGAGGTCGCGGACATGTCGCGCCGCTTCGCCAATGTATTGAAGGCGGATGGGCTAGTCCGCGGCGACCGCGTCGCGGTCTTTTTGTCGCAGTCGCTGGAGCTCCCGATCGCGCATATGGCCGCGTTCCGCTCCGGGCTGATCTCGATCCCGCTGTTTGCGCTGTTCGGCGAGGACGCGCTGGAATTCCGCCTGTCGAATTCGCAGGCAAGAGCCATCATCACCGATGAGGCTGGCTGGGAGAAGCTCACGAAGATCCGCGATCGGCTGCCCTATCTGCAGGACATCTATGTCACGAGCGGCGCCGTCCACGCCGGCGCAAAGCCGTTCTGGTCAGCGATCGAGACCGCGTCCGAAGATTTTGCAAACGTCGACACCTCGGCCGATGATCCCGCGCTGATCATCTACACCTCCGGCACCACGGGCAACCCGAAGGGCGCGCTGCATGCGCATCGCGTCGTGCTCGGCCATCTCCCGAATGTGGAGATGTGTCACAACTTCCTGCCGCGGCCCGGCGATCTGATGTGGACGCCGGCCGACTGGGCCTGGATCGGCGGCCTCGTCAACGGCCTGCTGGCATTCTGGTATCACGGCATCCCGCTGGTCGGCCATCGCGCGCGAAAATTCGAGCCGCAGGCGGCGATGCAGATGATGGCCGATCTTTCCGTCCGCAACGTCTTCCTGCCGCCGACCGCGCTGAAGCTGATGCGCCAGGCCGGCGTGAAGCATCCCGGCGTCAGGCTGCGCAGCATTTTTACGGGCGGCGAATCCCTCGGCGGCGAATTGCTGGGATGGGTGCGCGAGACTTTTGGCATCGACGCGCATGAGGTGTTCGGCCAGACCGAGTGCAACCTCGTGATCGGCAGCAACTCAAATCTCTTTCCGATCCGCCCCGGTGCCATGGGCAAGGCGACGCCGGGCTTCGACGTCCGCATCGTCAACGACAAGGGCGAGGAATTGCCGCGCGGTCAGCGCGGCATCATCGGCGTGCGCCAGCCGTGCCCGGTCACCATGCTCGAATACTGGCGCAATCCGGAGGCGACGGCGAAGAAGTATGCCGGCGAGTTTTTGCTCACCGGCGATCTCGGCGTGCAGGACGAGGACGGCTATTTCTGGTATGTCAGCCGTGAGGACGACGTCATCACCACCGCCGGCTATCGCGTCGGCCCGTCCGAGATCGAGCACACGCTGATGAAGCATCCGTCGGCGGCGATGGCCGCCGTGGTCGGCATCCCCGATCCGATCCGTACCGAGTCGATCAAGGCGTGGATCGTGCTGCGTCCAGGCTTTACCGGCAACGACGCGCTCGCGCGCGAGATCCAGGAATTCGTGAAGGTGCAGCTCGCCGCGCACGAATATCCGCGCTACGTGGAGTTCGCCGAGACGCTGCCGATGACGGCCACGGGCAAGGTGCTGCGGCGCGAGCTGCGGGCGAGGGGTTAG
- a CDS encoding MarR family transcriptional regulator — MPKTSQAAGLHRASLAKLHDLDAALELMYYGWRGMTLEADDYLAKQGLSRPHHRILYVVARRPDIAIGALIEILGISKQALNRPLNLLLERKLLTSKRSPEQHRSKLLRLTAAGQRIEQRASDHERKVMRQAFDRAGASGTAAWMTVMEAIADNN, encoded by the coding sequence ATGCCGAAGACGTCTCAAGCCGCGGGGCTGCATCGCGCTTCGCTCGCGAAGCTGCACGATCTCGATGCGGCGCTGGAGCTCATGTATTACGGCTGGCGCGGGATGACGCTGGAGGCCGACGACTATCTCGCCAAGCAGGGTCTGTCGCGCCCGCACCATCGCATCCTCTACGTCGTGGCGCGCCGGCCCGATATCGCGATCGGCGCGCTGATCGAGATCCTCGGCATTTCCAAGCAGGCCCTGAACCGGCCGCTCAACCTGCTGCTGGAGCGCAAGCTCCTGACGTCGAAGCGCTCGCCCGAGCAGCATCGCTCGAAATTGCTGCGCCTGACGGCTGCGGGGCAACGCATCGAGCAAAGGGCATCGGACCACGAGCGCAAGGTCATGCGCCAGGCGTTCGATCGCGCCGGGGCATCTGGTACGGCGGCCTGGATGACCGTCATGGAGGCGATCGCCGACAACAATTGA
- a CDS encoding epoxide hydrolase family protein: MTGAIKPFRIAISDDILTDLKSRLARTRWPEAELVDDWSQGAPLQWIQEICTYWADGYDWRAREAKLNRFEQFTTEIDELDIHFIHVRSKEPNALPLIITHGWPGSIVEFHKVIVPLTDPVAHGGSPADAFHVICPSLPGFGFSAKPKSTGWGVDRIAATWAKLMDVLGYARYGAQGGDWGSAVTTSLGAQDAEHCAGIHITLAFNAAPKVEGEPTAEEKRALVGLKHYVDLDSGYSRQQSTRPQTLGYGLTDSPSGQAAWILEKFWAWTDCNGHPENIFTRDELLDNVMLYWATETATSSVRLYWESFGKRRTTPVVKVPTGVAVFPKEIITPVRRWMEPNFHNITHWSEMEMGGHFAAFEQPELFVRDVRKFFATVR, from the coding sequence ATGACCGGCGCCATCAAACCGTTCCGCATCGCCATCAGCGACGACATCCTCACTGACCTCAAATCGCGCCTCGCGCGCACGCGCTGGCCGGAGGCGGAGCTCGTCGATGACTGGAGCCAGGGCGCGCCGCTGCAATGGATCCAGGAGATCTGCACCTATTGGGCTGATGGCTACGACTGGCGCGCCCGCGAGGCAAAACTCAATCGCTTCGAGCAATTCACCACCGAGATCGACGAGCTCGACATCCATTTCATCCATGTGCGTTCGAAAGAGCCAAACGCGCTGCCGCTGATCATCACCCATGGCTGGCCCGGCTCGATCGTCGAATTCCACAAGGTGATCGTGCCGCTCACCGATCCCGTCGCGCATGGCGGCAGTCCCGCCGATGCCTTCCACGTCATCTGTCCCTCGCTGCCGGGCTTCGGCTTCTCCGCCAAGCCGAAGAGTACCGGCTGGGGCGTCGACCGCATCGCGGCGACCTGGGCGAAGCTGATGGACGTGCTCGGCTATGCACGCTACGGCGCGCAAGGCGGCGACTGGGGCTCGGCAGTGACGACCTCGCTCGGCGCGCAGGACGCCGAGCACTGTGCTGGCATCCACATCACGCTCGCCTTCAACGCGGCGCCGAAGGTCGAGGGCGAGCCGACAGCGGAGGAGAAGCGCGCGCTCGTCGGCCTCAAGCACTACGTTGATCTCGACTCCGGCTATTCAAGACAGCAGTCGACGCGGCCGCAGACGCTCGGCTATGGCCTGACGGATTCGCCGAGCGGGCAGGCGGCCTGGATTTTGGAAAAATTCTGGGCCTGGACCGATTGCAACGGCCATCCCGAAAACATCTTCACTAGGGACGAGCTGCTCGACAACGTCATGCTGTACTGGGCGACGGAGACGGCGACCTCGTCGGTGCGGCTCTATTGGGAGAGCTTCGGCAAGCGCCGCACGACGCCGGTCGTCAAGGTGCCGACGGGCGTCGCGGTGTTCCCGAAGGAGATCATCACGCCGGTGCGACGCTGGATGGAACCGAACTTCCACAACATCACCCATTGGAGCGAGATGGAGATGGGTGGCCATTTCGCCGCCTTCGAGCAGCCGGAGCTGTTCGTGCGCGATGTCAGGAAGTTCTTCGCGACCGTGCGGTGA